ATAATCTGTCGGCACAGATATTAAATACCTCATTAGGATAAGCACAAGtgaaaaataagaaatatgaTTCGGACCGTGATTCTTACATGGAAAAAAGTTGGCAAGTAATGTTCATCAGCAATGCAATTTTTGCCATCAAAACCACGCTGTAATAATCAAGAACATGAATTACAATTTACAACTAGTGAGTGGCATGAATCATAGACATATTCATAGAGTGTCAATTCTCTAATCCATGAATCAAAGAGACTTCTCTTTGATTCAAACCAGTGCAACTACATTTTAAGATCAAATTCACCTTGCAGTAATCGCGGAACCTTGAGTAGTAAAGACTGTCGGCCATAACTATCAGAGCATGCTGCCGCCTAATTGAGAACCACTGCACAATTCACTCATTAAATTTGTCACAACAAGACATTTTCATAACAAAAGACTTTCTTTTCTACTACAGGTAACATATAATAAGCAGAGTTAACTGTGGTAAAGTTCATCTCCACATCTGAGCTACAGATTTCCATTTAGATTGATCTATAGTATTGCATATTCAACTAAATAAATCGATTCAGACATACCTGCGCACCCTTTCTGAAGTCTTTCTTTTCTACTACAGGTAACATGTGCTTTGAGTACCTACCATTTCCATGTGGTCCAGGATCAAAAAAGCTGGCAAAAAAGCCAAGGTGGAGGTGATGAACAAGTCAAACAAGGGCAAATGGTGCAAGAACTCCATCACATGTTCATGTAGATGAAAATGTGTGCAATACTCTGAAGATTTCCTTACCAGTCAACGAAACTCATATTAGCATGCATCAGATAGTCATAGACATAGTCAAAACTATGCAAGGGAATGCAACTGCAATGTCAAAATCCATGCTTCAGATTTTGATAACAGCTTAAGTCAAAAGCAAAAAAATCCTTGGGGGATAAGCGAGACAAAGTATATTTACCTTTCAGAAAGTAACACAAACTGTTGGTTATCTGGATCTTTTAGAGCATGTGCCAATAACCTTCTCTCTGCATCAACCATAGAAATTTTCCCCCACCCAACCTACAAATTCAGTAAATCCAAGAATTACTACTTCACCAAATTGTGAAATACAGAAAATACTAATAAATATGATTAGCAGCTCATTAAATGACACAAGATGTTTCATGTCAATAATTGCAGTAGTCAAATGACACGGTAAGTGCTAAGATCACATCTTTTCATTGTACTTTATATTCCAAGTGATTTTCCAAAATGCAAATAATGTTGGACAATAAATTATGACAGACCTCGTAAAGCAGAAACATGGAGAGAGACAGACCTTATCACTGTGAATTTCTTGGTTAAGAAAGTAACGGCTCACATGAACTGGTTGTTCTTTTGATGCGTGAACATAAACAGAAAACTTCCCCTCATGTCCCTGCCAGGAAAAAACAAGCGAACTATTGATAAAGATACAACGGAAATAACAACTTAAAAAAGTAACTCAAAACCACAAATATAAGCTGCCCTAAACAGCAAACCTGCCTTTTTCTGTTTCCACCTTAGCATTTCTATCCAATCATAATATGCCAGATTGATATCACTAAAACCTTCACCACACGCATTAAATCATATTAACATCCACAATCAACAAAGGAAATTCTTTTCACTACAATGAAATACCTATGACTTATTTATATTAGATAATGCCTTGACATTTAATCTGATTTAAACCAGTCATCCAGCCTTCCCTTTCTATTGACATGTAGCATAAAATAGCTTCAGTCCCTCGTCGAACTCGACCACTTCAGTTTTTCTACTTCTAAATCTAATTCATGACCTGAAATGATTCTTAATTCCCATCTTGAGGTTATAAATCACAAATATTGACACCTTCAGATGATGATCTTAAATATACAGATCACACATGCAAATGTCATTCTGATGCAGCATAAAAACACCTACAGAAAATGTTTCTGAAAATACCCTGGAAAATATTATGAAAAACCCTTATCAATTTCCACATAGGGTCCAGTCATATGATGGTTCGTATCTGTCCTACTATCTACGGCATCAATCTTTGAGAAACCTCCAGTAGTTAATATCATTACTGGCGCTAACCAAGAAATTTCCAgtcaaaaagaaaggaagaaaagatcCTAAAGAATCCAAACTATATAGTTATCGTAAGTAAGCTGCTCCAAGACACAACAATCTTCTCCTCCAATTAATGGTACAGATAAATGGTAGCTTTATAACCCAGAGTTCTTGTTTCACCACCTAACATTATGGTCCAGGTCCTAAATCTCTACTAGGTTTTCCTAGCTGCCACAAATGAGATGTTATGGCTACGTATGTATAATATTTCTCCTATAAGGCCTCGCCCTTCATCCAAAGTTTCTCAACTAAAAAAATTTGCCAATTTTGTATAAATACCAAAATCTATGCATTAATGAATAAACAAATACAAATTACTtcgggagaaagaagaaaaaactgATCCTAAATAGGCAGGGTACTTGAGACCTGCTCACAAAAAGTGTTATTTCTTCCTTAGCAAACATCCTTTACATGGTAGATTTTGCATGCTATCCATCCAAACCTTTTATACAAGACCAGACCTTGAATGAATTTCTTCCCAATacatcagttcatgaaaggggaGTTCAAGGATAATAACCATGACACTAAATgggataataaaatatatacgaAGTACATGAAGAGTTTAGATTTTAGAGAAGAAAAACAAACTAGCAGCCGAAAAGGAAATAACTTACACAGAAGAACCTATCCCAAAGCTTCTCGAAAGGCAGTGAACTTGGAGTTAAGAACATGAATGCAATTTTAGAATATTTAGGCTGGATGCGAGGTATATGCAAAATATCCCTAAAAACCACCTTAGATGCAAACTCCTCATCGGTTAGTTCCCTTGCAGGAGAAGGTAGAGGCCGATCAGTAACGGCCTTGCAACCTTTAGAAGAAAATACGTAGCAAGCAGCATCGCCATGTGGTGGATAGATATAAGAACAAGCTAGAAAAAGGCAGACTAACGAAACCAAGAAAATAATCCATACGGGCCTCTTCAAAGCAGGGCGGTGGCTAGACCCTGGCAACATCTGCATATCACCACCCATGCTGCCTGGTCGCCACAGAGAGCTTCCTTTATCTAGTACAAACACCAAAGCTTTATATTCATGTGATTCTCTCTCAAAAAAAGAGAGTAAGCAAACAGCAACCAACCAGAGATTCTTTAATTGATCAATGGACTGTGATCTGAGAAAGCAAACCACACGTTAAAGCGTCAGTATTTGTGACAATATCAAGTCCATGAGATCAAAATCAAAACTTGGGTCGTAAGTGGCGACTTGAATACCCAATGAAACAAACCCCATCAAATCCTTAACCTTAAAACTTGGGAAATggaattataacttttttttaataagaaACTCCAAAATTTATCTTCCGTTTTACTTGGGAAATGAGTAAGGAATGCAAAACAGATATATGGCGTAAATAGACCAAACACAGCATCTTTCAACAATTTCCAACAAAAATCAGGAGAAAAGCCAATACAAACCACTGACCTCGTTGGTCCAACCTACCGCTCACAGTACTCTCACCCCAAAAAgtgataaaatatgaaactaaatcaTTTCCTTAAAAGAAACACACAAAATGAAGCAGCAACTGAAAGAATGAGAGAAGCAAGTACCTGAAGAATGGAGCTGattgaagaaattgaaagagatctTAAAACTCGCTAATTCCAAAGACGTTAAGATCTAGGGTAGACAGAACATGaaacaagaaaaaagagaaaggaaggatTTTGTGCTGGTGTGTGAGCATATAAGATTAGGCTCTGTAAAAcgggttttttttttgggggggtttcTTTGGAAGATTCGATTTTGTGCTTGTGTCTGGGTTCTTCCTTTGATTTTGTACTagctatattattttttactttatgaGTTTTGTAGTGTTGTTAGTGAGAGGAGAGGAAGAACAGGGTCGAAGAAGAAGCTTCCGGGGACTAAATGACTGCCAACTCACCAGTGGCGAAGGGGGGCAAGTGGCCCTGGCACCCCTAAATTGGAAAATTTATGTTTAGGCCcttgaatttttcttaaaattttaaattaataaaggtaaaactATATTTTAGccctcctaaaattataaaaattctatttaattctttaaaaattataaatatatagactataaaaaattaaaatttcattcggcctcTCCTAAAAATTTGTTCTAGCTTCGCCCCTGCAACTCACCCATCATAAGCAAGATTGTAGGTATAATCCGAATCCAGGACGTGAGTTTTTAAGGTGAAGGTGAGTGGCGctagttgtgtttttttttcttttttgatgtgTGTATCGAAGTTTAAAGCTGCTTACTTTTTGGCTTTTGGCTTTTAGGATTAACTGTCAATGCATTGCCGCTTTACAAGCGCGTGTAGTTTCCCGCCAACTCAACCAATAATGCAATCCCTCACAAATACACACTAATTCTTTCTATTCTTACCAAAAATTATCTTtcctattttataaataataaacttttttttatttgtttttgaagGTACTTCATTAGTATGTTCTATGATTTTCATGTGCACACATACattctatcataaaatatttTCATCTTATGAGtcatataaaagtaaaaaatagctAATTCTTGAATCATATCTCAtttgtaatttttccttttctatttaCAGCCACTTTTCTAATCTCATATTCCACTAAAatctttcataattcaattttgaaaagaaaattaaaattaaaaaagtattttaggaaagaaaaaaggaaatcaAACATCCTTACAAAAACAATGATTTTCATAAAGAATTGAAAAACAAGAGGAAGACCTTTGCAGTCAATGAAATGTTGCAACATAAAGAGATTAGAATTAAATGCTTTCGTGGTTAATTAACCTAATTATAATTTACTTTATTCAATCTGGTAAGTAATAATTAGTTGGCCCTCATTCATTCAGGCTCTGCTCATTTTGTTTGCGGCCCACAAAGAAATTAGGAATTCATCAATTAACTACAATCCCTAGGCATTTCAAAGTCCCAATAACTTCATTTTGTAGCCAGAAAATGAAAATTCCCAACACAACACAGAGCCATAAATATTTGTTGGTATACATGAAAAAGTGTTTCTTTTGTTTATCCAActtaaaaacaataacaatatacaagagaataacaaaaataattaaattttataaattaattaggagaaaaataattaataaatgtaaaaataaatgatAAGACGTTCGACATAAAATAAGAGAGAGCAAAGGTGAATCAAGAATAACTTGCCGAAAGATTAAATGAAAGCCGGCTAATCACCTATTACGTTGACGTAAATCCGGCAAGTCATTCTCGACTCAAACCCCCACTCTCTCTCTTTCCATGCAACAATGTCCTTCATTGACGCTGCATGCCTATGCCTTCCACCATTGCTAATATCACCTATTTATAGATAGGGATGGTTGACTATATAACATTATGCCACACGAACCTCTCATTTTACTACCTTTTCAAGCATTAATTTTGTACTCCCTTCCTTATCTGTTTACTCCAACTTTGCTCATTTCTTCCTCACATttcctcttttcctttttcatgtcatccatttaaatataaaaaatacggCAAAAAGGTAAAAGATTTCTCATGAGCTTTTTTATTAGTTAAACTAACTGttaagttaattatttaatttagcaTTTATTAAATCGGAAATGTTGCGacttaaattcaaaatatattttgtgtttatttatatttatgtattgcTGCAGCAATTCAAATGTATTTGTCcctcaatttaaaaattatataaaaatatgaataaatctatttaatatataatataaaagcaaAATGGTACTTAAGTGCCATCCACTGGGAAAAAATTGAGCATTGTGGGAATCGAACCATTTCAAATGggaatttcttcctttctttttcaatatattCTCAACAAATCTCAAAATTCTCGCTTACTATAAACATtctactctcttttttttcaatattacTTGCATCAAAATGATGATTACTTTATTACACATTTGAATTATTCgattaatatttaaaactttaattgagatagaaataatgGGATAAAAGGAGGCAAAGTGTTTTTTAGTATCATGTTATATTAGTGCAGAAGCATTTactacactttttttttttaaactcgaAAGCAATATTTTCAACATAAGTCGTATCATTATATGTCGGATTCCTTGTTCTACAACAAGGTGGAGTGATTGCATTGCACCAACAAATAGAATAGTAAATATGGAGTTGTCAATTGATAATTCAACATTTTTGTCCCACTTGTGTTAATAATTGATTGATTCCATTATTGTTGGACCACCAATAAACGTAAAACAATCGAGCACTAGGTCAATGCCCAAATACAAGCTTAAGGAGTTGCAGCCCGTATCTTAATGGAAGCCTTTGCATTTTTGTAATGGCAGCATTAGCGTGCGATGGTAAATAAATAGCATAACTAATAAATGATTAAGTTTTTTGATATACTGTTTGTGGAGCTTTTAgactatacaaataaatttaaaagttgaCAAGTATCCTTTTAAACTAcactaaatattttttaaacattcataacaattttttaaagttatttatggAATAATAAATAAACACAACCAGTGTAaggttttattaataattttaaatattaacaaCATTTTAGAATTCACTAATGTTGGCCAATGACTACCAGCGCAAGCAAGAGAGATAAGGCAATCACCATCAGTGGACAGAAAATCAAGCAAATGAGTCATGATTTACTGTTGTAGTATTTGAATATAAATTTCAACCTCACATATACTCTAACTTG
The sequence above is drawn from the Gossypium hirsutum isolate 1008001.06 chromosome A05, Gossypium_hirsutum_v2.1, whole genome shotgun sequence genome and encodes:
- the LOC107907363 gene encoding glycosyltransferase BC10, yielding MGGDMQMLPGSSHRPALKRPVWIIFLVSLVCLFLACSYIYPPHGDAACYVFSSKGCKAVTDRPLPSPARELTDEEFASKVVFRDILHIPRIQPKYSKIAFMFLTPSSLPFEKLWDRFFCGHEGKFSVYVHASKEQPVHVSRYFLNQEIHSDKVGWGKISMVDAERRLLAHALKDPDNQQFVLLSESCIPLHSFDYVYDYLMHANMSFVDCFFDPGPHGNGRYSKHMLPVVEKKDFRKGAQWFSIRRQHALIVMADSLYYSRFRDYCKRGFDGKNCIADEHYLPTFFHIIDPGGIANWSVTHVDWSDRQWHPKSYRARDVTYELLKNITSIELSVHVTSDEKREEQVQACLWNGVRRPCYLFARKFYPETLHKLMKLLNF